In Maridesulfovibrio frigidus DSM 17176, a single genomic region encodes these proteins:
- a CDS encoding phage tail fiber protein — translation MDTCKSTYLKDKLAGHVLKGVVYQPPEKVYLALFCSGIIETDSEAVKLQKNGAILAALRMGDLVGAKELSFDSNYERQQIIFGTEPVNGKLLNSDEIRFPQFTDDAGFVSHFAVMDSFSDGNVLYFGQLELGRLVYMGDTFHVRLETLSIEDG, via the coding sequence ATGGATACCTGTAAGTCAACTTATCTGAAAGACAAACTGGCTGGTCATGTTCTCAAAGGGGTTGTTTATCAGCCTCCTGAAAAGGTCTATCTGGCTCTTTTTTGTTCTGGAATTATCGAGACAGATTCCGAAGCTGTGAAACTTCAAAAGAACGGGGCTATTCTGGCCGCTCTGCGTATGGGCGATCTGGTCGGAGCTAAGGAACTTTCGTTTGATTCAAACTACGAACGGCAGCAGATCATTTTCGGAACTGAACCAGTTAACGGCAAGCTTCTAAACAGTGATGAAATCCGCTTCCCTCAATTCACTGATGATGCCGGTTTTGTCTCGCATTTCGCTGTCATGGATTCGTTCTCTGATGGCAATGTTTTGTATTTTGGGCAGTTGGAGCTGGGCCGCCTTGTTTACATGGGTGACACCTTCCATGTGCGTCTTGAAACCCTTTCTATTGAGGACGGTTAG